AATATTCGAATGAAATGATACGGtgaataaatgaaaaagtgcTCAAATGTCTGTTTGTTTCGATCCACCTTTTCGATCCGCATATTAATGTTCCATTTATGGTGAGCTGGTCATCACCCATTAATACCCCATTAGTTGCGTTTAACTCTTAAAAACACTTTGCTGTTGTTAATGAGCTCTTGATTTGCGTTTGATTGGAAATACGCACAGAACGTCCCGCGCGCAGATATTCGTTGTGCGCAGTTAATGGGAAGGTTGAAGTGGAAAAGTCTGACGTCAATGTTTTCAACTCTTTCCGAGAGATAGAAAAACGGTGAGAGCTTTTTCAAACGATGCACAAAACCACTCCATGTTACAATTGGTAATTTTGGGACACACAAAACTCTACTGAAAGCAGCTTAAAACTATGCCACAACCTTCAAAACAAATCATGTTTCCATTATCGCACCCGGCCACGAGCATCGCTAATGTTGCTTCATTTCAGACAACACTTCCTGGAGTCGCCCACCACAAGTGTCGGCCATTAATTttcgaacaaacaacaaactgctAGCAGATGGTCGGCGAAGAGCTTTTAAAAGTTCTCACCATTTTAGACCAGACAGCGATAAGGAGGGTTTACGTAACTATGATTTGTGGAAACCGAATGCCTACGGCGCCCACGGGCCACGGACCCGGTGCTCGATGCGCAGCATACTGTTCCGCCCGATAAACGGTTGTAAAACTGTAAAGTTCACCAAATGTGCATCGACGCAATGACGCAAGTGCAATAAATGCGCCAACCTTCGTGGGGCTAATGTCGGAATCGGGACAGGTAATGGATGTGCCATTTGTGCCATAAATTCCAAAAGGCGATTGAAggtttttgaataaaatgggAAGAGATGTTTCAGAAAGCGCCACATTTGTCTGGGCGTTCGAAAACCTTTGCTTATTTGTCGCAAATGATAAGGATATTTCATGAACATAGTAAAATCATTTACGAATCATGGATTTTACTGATGCCctaaaatgttttattaatagTTCCAAGATACAATGTTTGCCAAATCTTGTATCTTATTTTTATCATAGAAAAACGTTCCAATCTCTTTTTAGTAATGTCTGTTATCATTCTAACTACTTTTTTACACTTTGCTAATAAATCAAAAATCCGTCTATTCTATACAATATCCTTTAcgacattcttcgtttcggctcccATTTCAATTATCGACTCTGAATGGTGTCCCAAAGGGCTTCCAACAAGTTCCGGCGAATAGGCAGAAGTCACATGGTGTCTAGTCAGGCAAATACGATGGTTGAGAGAATGATATGGGTCGAGTTTGtgacgaaatgatcacgaaaatgtgatcgCGAAAATGGATTGAATCCAAAAATTGTCTCTCCAAATATTAGGTCGTTTAGGATGCACAGCATTACTCATAACACTCCAACAGGAATTCTTGGTCAGCACTTGAGCTGGTTTTAACGAATGCACTACACCAATTTTATTAAAGATAACTGCTTCCCGTTTTATTGCCAACAGCAGTCAAATCAAATCACTTTTGTCCAACTTGTACCATTGATATTGTGTGTTGTCTTCAATTCCCTTGAATGATTTAACGTGATTTAAGCGAGTATCAACCAGTACCAGTATCTAAATGATTGCAATAGGCCCCGCAATTGTTTGATTACGTGTACCGCTGGCCACGACATATCGGCTTGCCAGCATTTCAGAAGCAAGTCCAAGCTAGATCGCAAAGCCTCATGCCAGAGCATTGTGCAAGGTAAGGGTACCGCGAAAGCTCTCCTTCGCCACGGGCTACGGTCCTGAATGATAAGAAAGCTCCAGCCAGAGCGGTCAGACGGTCAGTACGTGGAGCTCTTTGCCACCACGCCATGGTTCCAGACATCTGATGGACGGCAGCGCTCCATTATCACCCATAATTTGGTGCGATATTGAAAGCGTGCCGTTCCGGTCGATAAATACCGCGGCCCACAATCTTATCACTCGGCCCATCTGATACTACCACCTGGGCCTGGTGATAATCCAGTGAGAAAGCTACAAAAACCCGCGCCAATTGTAGGCTTCCCGAGCATTGCCAATCGGCGGAATTAATCGACAGCACGTACCAAAAAACGGAGCTCGTAGGCAACCGTACACTTTTGGCCAATTCTGTTCCGCCGAATGCAAAATTATGAAAGTAAGTGCCGCATTGTGACCGCAAGCCTTTGGCAgtgaaaaggagaaaaacagtgaaaattaaaaatgaattgaaGTAATACTGGAGGCGATTATTGAGCCGAGTTTAAATAGGTCTTTAAGTTTCGAGTGCACAATCGCAGCCAAAATAAACTACCAGTGTTCCGGCAGGAGGTAGTGCACGAATGATCACATTTGTGGCAATCAATGCTGCTGAAACGTTCCTCACAGTTTTGTTGAGTTTGTATACCTAAATCAAGATGACGTCGGGTTGCGTAATGTTGATCGAATCCAgtggaaatgggaaaagtttaatgcactgcagcagcaaaaagtgtgccatttttcaaagGAAGGCTAATGAACATCGAGTTCGAATAAAAAGTGTCCTTCCATGACTCCGTTCAGGCAGTGTCGATTCCGTACGGCGAAAATATCATAATCAAGTGTCATTTTTTTCTGGTGCCTGACTTTCATTCGGTTTTCCTACACTTCGGTAACCACCGTGTCATGAGCTCGCTGTTTTCAACTTTCGGTCCCATCACGGTTTTGTGTTGTCCGACTTTCTTTTTATTAGTTCAGAcgagaaaatttcatttcaaatacTCATCTGTTCGAGGACGAACAGGTTTTCCCAGTTCGAAAGCGCCGACCCATGACTAGCGAAAGGATTCGGTTTTagttttcgtcctttttgatTTACCACACCAATAAAGCTTTTCCGTTATTCAATGGTCTCTCAATGTTCGTGTCTTTTTTATTGCACGGCGAAAAAACTATATTAGTCTTTCAATAGTTTGTGCCTTGGCAAGGAGCAAAAACCGGGACAAGTACATAAGCCCGCACCAGTTACGgggttaattgaattaaattatccaCGCCCAGTGCTTCACTACAGCCACCTTTTTTCCCCTCTCGCCGACcagcaaccaacaacaaccggtaGAATCGTCCTGGGATTGgagctcctgctgctggtactGGTCGCTTCGGCGCACGCCCGTACCGTGAGCCTTACGGCGCAAGATCCGACTCCCAACGCCACCAACGACTCGAAGGACGAACCGTCTGGGGAGCTTCCGGTGGACGAGACTAAAACGGACGGCAGCGCCGGAAAAAGCGTAGTTGTGAACTGGAAGCTGACCTGTGAACAGCTCTGCAGGTGAGTCGCTGACGTCGATTTTGTGAGCGTCTGGTGTGTCCTCTTATGGGAGCTGTTCTTCGAGTTCTTGGAAGTCCGTCCCGAAAGGGTGGTTCATTTCGCGACATTCTGCATAAAAAAAGAACTGGTCCCCTTCTGGTGTGGCGTGTGGCCAGATAGTGTGGACCTGCCAAAGTCCTGAGAAGGACAGTGATTGTGACAGTGAGATAGGGCGCGACCGCATGAAACAAACGCCGAGTGGGCTTGGTgttgatgggaaaagtttcatcatcgtcatcggtgGCTGATTAGGCCACCCTCGGACCACCGTAACTCTGTGGCTCATCGATCTTACCagccgtgtgtatgtgtgcccaCTCCCTGATTATTTGGCGCAATAAtgtgaaaattaaaagcaatcTTGATAAGTGCGAACAACCCGACGTATCAGTTCCATGTATCTGGTTTTGGGCCCACAGACGGTGGTTGTTACGGCTCATAAAGGCCGATTGATTGATAGGGAAAGCAGAAAACCGATGTTATGTCTTGGATGCTACCTTGAAGATGAATCATGGAGATGAAGATGGCAACTGAATCACTGCCAAATCACGCCCCGATAGCCTTGTGGACCGATAGGAGTTCTGAGTCACGGATGCCATACCGCCGATAAAGAACCGATCGTCCGAAGAGATTATCAAATTGATACTAAAGCTAAAACTAAATCTATTTTTAACATTGGCGCCCACCTGGAGACAAATTGTTCCGAATTGCGTTCTAACCAATAGGCTATTTCTGGTTCAGCCTGATGTTTATTGGCACTTGCTTTATCGTTTATATTTCCTCAATCACCTGCTATCAAGCGCAATAATCATCGTCCGCCCATGAGCAGCGACCCACCATAAATGCTACCGGTTTACAGATGCCGAAGCATTCCGCATCAAGATCCCGCGCCATGACAGCACACATTTGAACCCCAAATACCTTAGCAGATAGTATAAGTCAATGATTGATCCTCAGCTTGTTGCACGTGTTTCCTGACCGTCTCACTAACACcatattgtttcgttttccgccggttccggtttagCGCGGGACTTGGTGGTCCCGGCTGCGGAGCGACATGGCTGCGTCCCGCAGCTACCGACACTACTACGCACCCACTCCCAGTGGATGACGACACAGTCGACGGACTCTGCCCGGTACTCTGCATCAATGGTTTGGGTAAGTCCACAGTAAATTTACTATCCCAATAGTTTTAATGTAGAGTTACAATCGAAAGCTAAAAGTAACATCTAAAGAATCTCATACGGAAAATTTCAAGGAACTGGGGCTTGACAGCGTCATACGAGAGCCAATCGATGGTCGCGCGACTA
The nucleotide sequence above comes from Anopheles bellator chromosome 1, idAnoBellAS_SP24_06.2, whole genome shotgun sequence. Encoded proteins:
- the LOC131215778 gene encoding uncharacterized protein LOC131215778; the protein is MKQPTTTGRIVLGLELLLLVLVASAHARTVSLTAQDPTPNATNDSKDEPSGELPVDETKTDGSAGKSVVVNWKLTCEQLCSAGLGGPGCGATWLRPAATDTTTHPLPVDDDTVDGLCPVLCINGLGVSKCSCKGYKPKGHSSVDLICVAFCKTANLQLNGCSRCDGSDVEGHLGVADGIQTTTPNWDELCTQFCKMGDGGTLCNCDLPPFF